In Archangium violaceum, the following are encoded in one genomic region:
- a CDS encoding universal stress protein, which produces MSILCATHFSDAAQRAATAAAELARKMDEPLFLVHVLPSDLSRAFGQPLVDTARAALGDEVRRLEKLGARVSHQLLTGESAVELARFAEEKGVSLVVTASPTSASPFLGLGGTVDRLATALPVPLLVVRDAEPFEAWVKGERPLKVMLGVDRSQTYMVARDWVRGLRRYGAVEVVAARVYWANEEYERFGLPHPMVFQQVTPELYRALEQEVRSLVTPLDAEGQPVRVRLESGLGRIADHLVAIAADEKADMLVVGTHQRRALGKLWSVSHHALRLAKMSVVSVPVMTERSAEGVVPTLRSVLVATDFSDAGNQAIPYAFSMLPAGGTVHVVHVSDKVVDREREQELRQRLQQLLPRDAEAHGRKVELLVLSDGSAATAILKAAERLSVDVLCVGTYGASGLKKALMGSVTQEVMARADRPVLVVRPPRA; this is translated from the coding sequence ATGTCCATCCTCTGTGCCACCCACTTCTCGGACGCCGCCCAGCGAGCGGCCACGGCCGCGGCGGAGCTCGCGCGGAAGATGGACGAGCCCCTCTTCCTGGTGCACGTGCTGCCGTCGGACCTGTCGAGGGCCTTCGGACAGCCGCTGGTGGACACGGCCCGGGCGGCCCTGGGCGACGAGGTGCGCCGGTTGGAGAAGCTGGGCGCGCGGGTGAGCCACCAGCTGCTGACGGGTGAGTCGGCGGTGGAGCTGGCGCGCTTCGCGGAGGAGAAGGGCGTGTCGCTGGTGGTGACGGCGTCGCCCACGAGCGCCTCGCCCTTCCTGGGGCTGGGTGGCACGGTGGATCGGCTGGCCACGGCGCTGCCGGTGCCGCTGCTGGTGGTGAGGGACGCGGAGCCCTTCGAGGCCTGGGTGAAGGGCGAGCGCCCGTTGAAGGTGATGCTGGGGGTGGACCGCTCGCAGACCTACATGGTGGCGCGCGACTGGGTGAGGGGCCTGCGGCGGTATGGCGCGGTGGAGGTGGTGGCGGCCCGGGTGTACTGGGCGAACGAGGAGTACGAGCGCTTCGGCCTGCCGCACCCGATGGTCTTCCAGCAGGTGACGCCGGAGCTGTACCGCGCGCTGGAGCAGGAGGTGCGCTCGCTGGTGACGCCGCTGGACGCGGAGGGCCAGCCGGTGCGGGTGCGGCTGGAGTCGGGCCTGGGGCGCATCGCGGACCACCTGGTGGCGATCGCCGCGGACGAGAAGGCGGACATGCTGGTGGTGGGCACGCACCAGCGGCGCGCGCTGGGCAAGCTGTGGAGCGTGTCGCACCACGCGCTGCGGCTGGCGAAGATGTCGGTGGTGAGCGTGCCGGTGATGACGGAGCGGAGCGCGGAGGGCGTGGTGCCCACGCTGCGCTCGGTGCTGGTGGCCACGGACTTCTCGGACGCGGGCAACCAGGCCATTCCGTATGCCTTCTCGATGCTGCCCGCGGGCGGCACGGTGCACGTGGTGCACGTGAGCGACAAGGTGGTGGACCGGGAGCGGGAGCAGGAGTTGCGGCAGCGGCTCCAGCAGTTGCTGCCCCGGGACGCGGAGGCCCATGGGCGCAAGGTGGAGCTGCTGGTGCTGTCGGACGGGAGCGCGGCCACGGCGATCCTCAAGGCGGCGGAACGGCTGAGCGTGGACGTCCTCTGCGTCGGGACGTACGGGGCCTCGGGGTTGAAGAAGGCGCTGATGGGCTCGGTGACGCAGGAGGTGATGGCGCGCGCCGACCGGCCCGTGCTGGTGGTGCGCCCGCCCAGGGCGTAG